The Brachionichthys hirsutus isolate HB-005 chromosome 3, CSIRO-AGI_Bhir_v1, whole genome shotgun sequence genome has a window encoding:
- the mtmr11 gene encoding myotubularin-related protein 11 gives MLTGSKTTFKVRQMLPDIKERMLSQSGVNSRSRDVFGLRCLPGECVLQRAVMVRKKLTASEGRGWLSGTLFCTHFRVAFVPQDGPKPDDNAEPVLLGDHDVALASIEKVVVVGPNRTKLVTSNSSLKFTPEELVLYCRDLRVVCFLFDRLTPDTQVLEITYTIAKTYQPPKPGSVLSFQNAALGSVEMKQFLSNRRRDAHMNWYESSSDWEQELERCGATGWRVSSVNDRFEMSTSLPRFIVVPQKVLDTELKKSFAHFNEGRIPRWCWRHPRGCDLLRMASFQNNIYHEKDDVRNLETILFGCQSSLCVVVELGEELPSPADIQLAHSRLRALCLGDISTSVSVPDDKWLSTLESTRWLDYTRSCLKKASEVACLLRGGHLTVALQEADDRDVSCVVSSLAQVMCDPHCRTQHGFQSLVQKEWVMAGHRFHSRVNYQRDSDKEEAPVFLLFLDCVWQLLSQYPSGFQLTGDFLLALHDSVHLPLFSSFLANCQRERCKRSQSLGQSYTPVNGWRETPHPDFSSDPSDPPLPAVWDWALQYSRRRRDRFTQPVAPVTALQPLLNGNLNTNPETHRVTDAVPGSVFLFSRGSFSCPANLVPWRSSSSGVYKKSHRRAASSESVPGLERLLKAWALTEVPQGLASSAGPQGPLDPYEPLLPLLMGPCVGLWRECYLRGALHAQAFSHPVSANHPHPVERLAREVQQLKDKLARESHADPIVSTKTAEPRWTDTNLNQNTNNGTFLFLAQRPQGPAAPRAAPPPTSTNRQTSRGPPPASAPPSRPVYKGNGGGGGGNKHTFLFGRSSVTEARPDQRYYPAPSNAKLPKSNGPSIAS, from the exons ATGTTGACGGGATCTAAAACGACGTTCAAAGTGAGACAAATGCTCCCAGATATCAAG GAGAGGATGCTGAGCCAGAGCGGGGTGAACTCCAGGAGTCGAGATGTGTTCGGCCTCCGCTGCCTCCCGG GCGAGTGCGTGCTTCAGAGAGCCGTTATGGTCAGAAAGAAGCTGACGGCGAGCGAAGGAAGAGGTTGGCTCTCCGGGACCCTCTTCTGCACCCACTTCAGAGTGGCCTTCGTGCCCCAGGACGGCCCCAAACCGGAT GACAACGCGGAGCCGGTGCTTCTAGGAGATCATGACGTGGCTTTGGCTTCCATCGAGAAGGTGGTGGTTG TGGGTCCGAACAGAACCAAGCTGGTGACCTCAAACTCGTCGCTGAAGTTCACTCCTGAGGAGCTGGTGCTTTACTGCCGGGACCTGAGAGTCGTCTGCTTCCTGTTCGACCGCCTCACTCCGGACACACAAGTCCTGGAG ATAACTTACACCATCGCCAAGACCTACCAGCCTCCCAAACCAGGGTCCGTGTTATCGTTCCAAAACGCAGCCCTCGGAAGCGTAG aaATGAAGCAGTTTCTAAGCAACCGTCGCCGAGACGCCCACATGAACTGGTATGAGTCTTCCTCAGACTGGGAGCAAGAGCTGGAGAGATGCGGGGCCACGGGCTGGCGAGTCAGCTCAGTCAACGACCGCTTTGAGATGTCCACCAG CCTGCCTCGCTTCATCGTGGTTCCGCAGAAGGTTTTAGACACCGAGCTGAAGAAAAGCTTTGCCCACTTCAACGAAGGACGCATCCCT CGCTGGTGCTGGCGACACCCCCGGGGCTGTGATCTTCTGCGAATGGCCAGCTTCCAGAACAACATCTACCACGAGAAAGATGACGTCAG GAACCTGGAGACCATCCTGTTCGGGTGCCagtcctctctgtgtgtggtggTGGAGCTGGGCGAGGAGTTGCCCTCGCCCGCGGACATCCAGCTGGCACACAGCCGCCTGCGGGCCCTCTGCCTGGGGG atATTTCCACATCTGTGTCGGTGCCTGATGACAAATGGTTGTCTACCCTGGAAAGCACTCGCTGGCTCGACTACACCAG GTCCTGTTTGAAGAAGGCCTCAGAGGTCGCCTGCCTCCTTCGTGGGGGTCACCTCACTGTGGCACTGCAAG AGGCCGATGACCGGGACGTGAGCTGCGTGGTGTCCAGCCTGGCGCAGGTGATGTGCGACCCCCACTGTCGGACGCAGCACGGCTTCCAGAGCCTGGTGCAGAAGGAGTGGGTGATGGCCGGCCACCGCTTCCACAGCCGCGTCAACTACCAGCGCGACAGCGACAAGGAGGAG GCTCCagtcttcctgctcttcctggaCTGCGTTTGGCAGCTGCTGTCCCAATATCCGTCTGGCTTCCAGCTGACGGGCGACTTCCTGCTGGCGTTGCACGACAGCGTCCACCTGCCGCTCTTCTCCAGCTTCCTGGCCAACTGCCAGCGGGAGAGATGCAAACGCTCACAG agcctcGGGCAGTCCTACACGCCCGTCAACGGCTGGAGAGAAACGCCACATCCAGATTTCTCCTCCGATCCGtctgaccctcctcttcctgcggTCTGGGACTGGGCGCTGCAGTACAGCAGACGCAGACGTGACCGTTTCACCCAACCCGTCGCCCCGGTAACGGCGCTCCAGCCGCTGCTCAATGGCAACCTCAACACCAACCCGGAGACGCACAGG GTGACGGACGCCGTCCCCGGATCGGTCTTCCTCTTCTCGCGAGGCTCCTTCTCCTGTCCCGCTAACCTGGTTCCCTGGCGAAGCAGCAGTTCAGGCGTTTACAAGAAGAGCCACAGGAGAGCGGCGTCCTCCGAGAGCGTGCCGGGCCTGGAGAGGCTGCTGAAAGCGTGGGCCCTGACCGAGGTTCCCCAAGGCCTCGCGTCCTCCGCTGGACCTCAGGGGCCACTCGACCCCTACGAGCCTTTGCTGCCCCTCCTCATGGGGCCCTGCGTCGGGCTGTGGAGGGAGTGCTACCTCCGGGGGGCGCTTCATGCACAG GCGTTCTCCCACCCCGTCTCTGCAAACCACCCCCACCCGGTGGAGCGGCTAGCCCGTGAGGTGCAGCAACTCAAAGACAAGCTAGCCCGAGAGTCCCACGCGGATCCCATCGTGTCCACCAAGACGGCGGAGCCCCGTTGGACCGACACCAACCTGAATCAGAACACCAACAACGGAACCTTTCTCTTCCTGGCTCAGAGGCCTCAGGGCCCGGCGGCGCCAAGGGCGGCCCCTCCTCCTACCTCCACCAACCGCCAGACCTCCAGGGGGCCCCCGCCTGCATCGGCTCCACCCTCCAGGCCCGTTTACAAAGGcaatggcggcggcggcggcggcaacaAGCACACCTTCCTGTTTGGCCGTTCCTCGGTAACGGAGGCCCGTCCTGACCAGCGCTACTATCCAGCGCCCAGCAACGCCAAGCTACCGAAGAGCAACGGCCCCTCGATAGCTTCCTGA